GAGGATGTTCAGGCAAATAGCCTATCCTCTTTTTTACTTCAGCAGGTTCCTCCATGATATCATAGCCGCAGACTTTAACTGTTCCCTCCGTTGAAGGTATATAACCGGTAATTATATTCATTGTTGTAGTTTTGCCTGCGCCATTCGGGCCAAGAAACCCCAATATTTCGCCTTTTTCTACAGTGAAATTTAAGTTCCTTACGCCTACTATGTTTCCATAGTATTTCGTAAGATTTTGTATTTCTATCATCTTTTTCCCCCCTACTTAAATGTTATAATAACTACACTAAAAGAAAAGAAAGCGCATCCTACAATAATCAATAATTATATTATCAAGGATACATTTTAATAAATTGTGAACATTTTGTAACAAAACATTAATGTCATTTCCCATTGTATAGTTTTTAGACTAATATTGCAAGAGGTAATTTTATCTCCTCTTTCTTGTGAAAAGGCTGGAACCTACAGGCCCAATGAAACTGAACCCGATTATAAGCAGCCAATCGTCTAAATTGAGAGAGACAGTCCTGAATGCTCCTTTCAGAAATGGTATATACACTACCGACAATATCATAATAAAGGAACAAAGGACTGCCAACACAAGATAAATATTGTTAAAAATAGGTATTTCAAATATATTCTTTCTTTCCGATTTACACTCAAAGACATGTATCAACTGGGTAATTACCAGGGTCACAAAAGCTCCTGTTCTTGCCAGGGCTACATTATATGTAAAATAGAGCATGCTTGCAAAAACCGCCAATGTGCTTATACCAAGTAACAAACCTCTAATAGTAATCAGACTAAGGAGTCCATCGGAGAATATATTATCTCCTGTTTCCCTTGGAGGTCTCATCATAACATCTTTTTCAGGGGGTTCAAGTCCGAGGGCAATTGCAGGAAGTCCATCCGTAACAAGGTTTACCCATAATATTTGTATGGGTAAAAGGGGCACAGGTAGTCCGGCCAACATACCTAAAAACATGGTAAGGACTTCTCCAATATTACAGGATAGTAAATACCGAATAAATTTCCTGATATTACTGTAAATAACTCTTCCTTCCTCTACAGCAGCTACTATTGTAGCGAAATTATCATCCATTAACACCATGGATGAAACTTCTTTTGTAACATCAGTACCCATAATACCCATGGATACTCCGATATCAGCTTCTTTGACTGCAGGGGCATCATTTACGCCGTCCCCTGTCATTGCAACTATATGTCCCAGTTTTTTAAAGGCTTTTACAATGCTCAGCTTATGCTTTGGTGATACCCTGGCAAATACGGAAACCTTATCTATTACTTTTGCAAGCTTATCTTCACTCATGCCGTCCAGGTCAGCACCCGTCAGTACAATGTCGCCGTCTGCATATATATTTAGTTCTCCTGCAACTGCACAAGCTGTTATTTTATGGTCACCGGTTATCATAACAGGTTTTATTCCTGCCAATTTGCATTTTTGGACAGCTTCTGCCGCTTCTTCCCGTGGCGGATCAATCATTCCTAGTAGCCCGACAAATACCAGCTCTTCTTCCACATTATCCTTTAAGGTCGGTTGCCGGTTTGATTGCCTATAAGCTACACCCAATACTCTCAATGCTTCTCCTGCCATACTGTCGTTTATCTTCAGTATGTTCGCTACTATATCCGGAGTTAAACTGACAATCCCCCGTGTTGTAAGTATTTTACTACACTTTTGAATAATTATATCGGGTGCACCCTTTGTAAAAATAAAAGATTCATTTTTATGATTTCTGCAAATAACACTCATACATTTCCTTTCAGAATCAAATGGAATTTCATCCTGCCTTATATAGATTTCATCCAACATTTCACGAGTCAATCCTCCTTTGGCAGCAACAACCAAAAGCGCTACCTCTGTAGGGTCACCCGTACTATCCAACCATCCGGTTTTTCTAAATTTTATTTTACTTATTTTTGATTTTATTTCCCCCGGAGGCGTTTGTTTATTGCCAACTACCCTTACAAGTTGTGCATTATTACATAAGGCACCTATTTCAAGAGTAAGCTTAAGTATCGGGTATTGCATTGGATCTATTTTTTTCCCTTTTATCAGGAAGTCTCCTTTAGTATCATAACCACTTCCTCTAACTTCATATATATTTTCACCAGCGTAAATTTTTCTCACAGTCATTTTATTCTCTGTCAAAGTACCTGTCTTATCCGAACATATGATATCGGCACACCCTAAGGTCTCTACAGCAGGTAGTTTTCTTATCAATGCATTCCTTTTCAGCATCCTTTGCACACCCAAAGCAAGAGATACAGTGACAATGGCAGGAAGGCCCTCGGGTACAGCCGCTACTGCCAGGCTTATTCCTGCAAGGAGCATGGTAAATAAATCTTCTCCCCTTAATATCCCCGTTACAGATACTACAGCACAAATTAACATACAAGCATATACAATAAACTTACCCAGGTGTTCAAGTTTTCTTTGAAGGGGTGTCTGTTCATCTTCAATATTTTGTATCATATCGGCAATTTTACCCATTTCCGTTTTCATACCGGTAGCATATACAACTGCTTTTCCCCTTCCGGAAGTTATTATCGTCCCCATATATATTAAATTTTCTTTATCCTTAATATTTAAATCATTTTCAAAACCTGCATTATTTCTAATACCTGCTTTCAAGTTGAGCTTTTTAAGTGCATGTTTTTCAACAGGAATTGATTCTCCTGTGAGCAAAGATTCGTCGGCAGCCAGGTTTGATGATTCTATAAGTATTGCATCGGCAGGTACCCTGTCGCCTGTCTCTATTATAATCACATCTGGAGGTACAACTTGAGCTGCAGGTATAACAGAAACTTTCCCATCCCTTATAACCCGTGCAGATGGAGCGGCAAGGTTTTTTAACGCTTCAAGAGTTCTTTCAGTCCTATATTCCTGGATAAATCCCAATAATGCATTTACTATTACTATGGCAACAATTGTTACTGCTTCCATCATTTCACCCATAAAGGCTGAAATAGCAGTAGCAGCAAGAAGAATTAAAACCATGAAATCAGTGAATTGTTCAAGAAGGATTTTAAATGCGGAAACTTTCTTTTTTTCTAATATAGTATTGGGACCATATTTATTAAGCCTGGACTGCGCTTCTTTTTCACTCAGTCCCCTGTCATACCTTATTTTACCTACAAAACTTTCCAATAATAAATCATCTTGTTTTAAAACCGGCTTCAAGTGAAATATACCTCCTTTATCCTTTTCTACCTCATATTCTTATTCACTTGAAACAGGTTTTAGTACAAGTATTATTCCACTCCCAGTACCCTGATATTGTTGACAAACGGGTCTGCAGTACCTTGCAGTTCACATTTTTCATTCTTTAAAACTTTTATATAGTCAATAATATCGCGGGTAATTTTTTCGCCCATACAAATAACAGGAATTCCTGGAGGATAAGCCATTATCATCTCACCTGCTATTTCACCCTCTGCATTTTCCAGAGGAATAGTTTTTTTAGGGCTATAAAATGCATCCCTTGGAGAAACTATCATTTTAGGGTTTTCCAGTACCGGTATTACACTTTTAAATTCCGTAACCCTTTCCTTAGAGGCAATATCTTTTAATGCGTTTACAAGTGCTTCTACATCTTCCTGCCTGTCGCCGATACTAATAATCGCCAGAATATTATACAAATCAGACATTTCTATCTGGATATTATACTCTTTCCGCAATTTAGCTTCCATTTGGTAGCCTGTATAACCCAAACCTCTAACATTAATCCCGAGTTTAGTCTCATCAAAGTCATAACACCCGGGTGTACCTACAAGTTCCTTTCCAAATGCATAAAGTCCTTCTATTTTATTTATTTCTTCCCTTGCCCACCTCGCCAACCGGAGGGTTTTCTCAAGCATTTCACTTCCTGAAACAGCCAATTGTTTTCTGGCAATGTCCAGGGAACACATAAGTAAATAAGAAGCACTGGTTGTATAAGTCAGGTTCAATACCTGTTTAACTCTTTCCAAAGAAATTATGTTACTTCTATAAAGAAGGATAGAACTTTGAGTAAGAGAACCCGAAGTTTTATGCATGCTGGCCGCGCTCATGTCAGCTCCAACTTCCATAGCAGTAAGGGGAAAATCATCATGGAAAGACATATGGGAACCATGAGCTTCATCTACCAACGCTGCCATTTCATGCCTGTGGGCTATCCTTACAATA
Above is a genomic segment from Bacillota bacterium containing:
- a CDS encoding cation-translocating P-type ATPase, with the protein product MESFVGKIRYDRGLSEKEAQSRLNKYGPNTILEKKKVSAFKILLEQFTDFMVLILLAATAISAFMGEMMEAVTIVAIVIVNALLGFIQEYRTERTLEALKNLAAPSARVIRDGKVSVIPAAQVVPPDVIIIETGDRVPADAILIESSNLAADESLLTGESIPVEKHALKKLNLKAGIRNNAGFENDLNIKDKENLIYMGTIITSGRGKAVVYATGMKTEMGKIADMIQNIEDEQTPLQRKLEHLGKFIVYACMLICAVVSVTGILRGEDLFTMLLAGISLAVAAVPEGLPAIVTVSLALGVQRMLKRNALIRKLPAVETLGCADIICSDKTGTLTENKMTVRKIYAGENIYEVRGSGYDTKGDFLIKGKKIDPMQYPILKLTLEIGALCNNAQLVRVVGNKQTPPGEIKSKISKIKFRKTGWLDSTGDPTEVALLVVAAKGGLTREMLDEIYIRQDEIPFDSERKCMSVICRNHKNESFIFTKGAPDIIIQKCSKILTTRGIVSLTPDIVANILKINDSMAGEALRVLGVAYRQSNRQPTLKDNVEEELVFVGLLGMIDPPREEAAEAVQKCKLAGIKPVMITGDHKITACAVAGELNIYADGDIVLTGADLDGMSEDKLAKVIDKVSVFARVSPKHKLSIVKAFKKLGHIVAMTGDGVNDAPAVKEADIGVSMGIMGTDVTKEVSSMVLMDDNFATIVAAVEEGRVIYSNIRKFIRYLLSCNIGEVLTMFLGMLAGLPVPLLPIQILWVNLVTDGLPAIALGLEPPEKDVMMRPPRETGDNIFSDGLLSLITIRGLLLGISTLAVFASMLYFTYNVALARTGAFVTLVITQLIHVFECKSERKNIFEIPIFNNIYLVLAVLCSFIMILSVVYIPFLKGAFRTVSLNLDDWLLIIGFSFIGPVGSSLFTRKRR
- a CDS encoding aminotransferase class I/II-fold pyridoxal phosphate-dependent enzyme, producing the protein MLEQKRTPIFDAVKKYVDDKVIQFHVPGHKQGRGLKELADYIGTRALEMDANGMEDLDYLTNPTGVIHEAQTLMAHAFGAQEAFLLVNGTTAGVQAMIMSACNPGDKIIIPRNAHKSTIGGIILSGAMPVYVQPEVNEKLGIAIGISVDSIKKAIKENPHAKAVFIINPSYYGFTCDMKSIVRIAHRHEMAALVDEAHGSHMSFHDDFPLTAMEVGADMSAASMHKTSGSLTQSSILLYRSNIISLERVKQVLNLTYTTSASYLLMCSLDIARKQLAVSGSEMLEKTLRLARWAREEINKIEGLYAFGKELVGTPGCYDFDETKLGINVRGLGYTGYQMEAKLRKEYNIQIEMSDLYNILAIISIGDRQEDVEALVNALKDIASKERVTEFKSVIPVLENPKMIVSPRDAFYSPKKTIPLENAEGEIAGEMIMAYPPGIPVICMGEKITRDIIDYIKVLKNEKCELQGTADPFVNNIRVLGVE